TTATTCAGCGTTTATAGAATTTAAAGTTTAATTTTTCGAGCTCCATTATTTTCCAGATTCTTCTCTCAAAAAGACTTTGCACATGATATATGTTATCTAAAACAATGGAGGCCAAATCTCAAGATTTGGTGATGCTCTAAGATGGATGTTTTAAACTTGAAAGGTTTAACTGTTAGTAAAAGTTTATATTAAGTGTTAACTTTCTGGTTTTTGACAAGCTTTTACAATGAAGCATTAAACTAAAAATCTGACTCAATAATATGGCATCATGCTACCGGGAATTGTAAAAGAAGAGTCAGATGATAGATATTAAGGAAAGAATTAGAGTTCCTCTCCCGTTTGGTTTTTCTAAGGATCATCGTGAGTCATTAGAAATCTTGCATGGAAGCTACAAGGATAGTAATGTGTGGTATtttgatgcttactatgtgccaagcgtagAACTGAGATCTGGTGTAGATCAAAATAGTCAGGTCACATACAGTCTGGGACTCACAGgcgaagggggagagaacaggtatttaatccccattttacagatacggaaattgaggcacagagagattgtgACGGAGCCGGTGTTAAAACCGGTCCCGTGCTCCATCCGTAGGCCACGTGGCCTCTCACGACCTACCGCTCGGCACAGTTTGTTGTAGTAAAGCCGACCATTTCTTAGAATTGATATCCTTCTCTAACAGGTGCCAAACTTGCATTTTAGGCCCCTCGAAGAAGAAGATGGTGGATCGCTTGGCAAACAGCGAAGCAAACACGAGGCGGATCAGTATAGTGGAAAGCTGCTTCGGAGCAGCCGGTCAGCCCTTGACTATTCCCGGACGAGTTCTCATCGGCGAGGGAGTGTTGACTAAACTGTGCAGGAAGAAGCCCAAAGCGAGGCAGTTTTTCCTTTTCAACGACATCCTCGTCTACGGCAATATCGTCATCCAGAAGAAGAAATACAACAAGCAGCACATAATCCCTTTGGAAAACGTCACCATCGATTCCATCCAAGACGAGGGAGAGCTTCGCAACGGGTGGCTCATCAAGACGCCGACCAAGTCGTTCGCGGTGTACGCCGCGACGGCCACCGAGAAGTCGGAGTGGATGAATCACATCAACAAGTGCGTGTCCGACCTGCTCTCCAAGAGCGGGAAGACCCCCAGTAACGAACACGCCGCCGTGTGGATCCCGGACTCGGAGGCCACCGTCTGCATGCGCTGCCAGAAAGCCAAGTTTACCCCCGTGAACCGCCGCCATCACTGCCGCAAGTGCGGCTTCGTCGTGTGCGGCCCTTGCTCGGAAAAGCGGTTCCTGCTTCCCAGCCAGTCTTCCAAGCCCGTGCGGATCTGCGACTTCTGCCACGAGCTGCTCTCGAGTGGGGAGATGACCGCGTGCCAGCCTACCCGATCGGATCCTTACAGCCAGTCGCCCAAGTCCCCGCTAAATAACACgtcggacgacgacgacgacgacagcaGCAGCGACTGAGGACGGTGGGGAGCGTCCACGGACGTTTCGGAGCCATCGGCTTTCAGGGGGAGCATAGGGTCGCCCTCCCGAAAGTGTGAACCTAGCCATAAATTGGCTGGAGAAACTTCAGTCCCGTGCCTCGGGATAGCCTGTAAACCGTAGGgcttttttggtttgggttttgtttttttcccactcTCCTGCAGGGATAGACTTGTTGCAAATGCATCGGATCATTTTCTGACTTCTCATACTTGAGTATTTGTAGACTGTACTTTTTACGgaagtttggaaaaaaaagaaatcaaaatagCTTTTATTTAACGGATTGTGACACAGATATATTTTATCACTATATTTTGATATGGAAGCCACTTAAAATGTCATGTATAAATTTTGAAAAACCAAATGTACTCTGGTGAGTCACAAGAACTTAAATTTTTTCTAACCATTTTGTATAGTGAGGGAGATTTCAGAAGCAGTAATACATACTTAGATGTCACTAATTTTGGAAGtattttctttttgcttttatttatttcataCCGTAGATAGTGCCTTGTAATTGATAGCTCTGTTTACAAGAAGACAAATCCGTCCTCACCTCCTAAATTTGTTAGGaacatcagaaaaaaaaaggtgCTATTCAAAAGTTAGGGCAGAATCGAGGCTTTAACAAGGGGCATGATAAGGAAATACTTCTGACTACAAATAGCTAAATTTAGAAACATTTTCATTCACGTGGATGTAAGCTTTTTTTCCTGTAAAATAGTTTGAAGAGTGAttatatttttacattttttataGACATCAAATTATAATTGGCAGGTGTATTTCTTAAAATATGATTTTGGAAAGTTTTTATGTCGACATTTTTGTCACATTGTTTTGAACCTTCATTCTGCACTAATGTCTTtattttgggggcgggggtgggcgtgGATTTGTTTTTTGAGGTAATTTGAAATCAAGCTCAGTTTCTATAGTGAAAATTACCCGTTTGGCACCCTTGAAAAAAGCTCTCCTTTTTAAAACAATCCCATGACAAAAAGTCAGAATGGAAAGTGCTCTGTTGAAAATATCAGGGTTTGAAGTTGGAATCGAATCATTTGCAAACTGTTTAGTGCACAATCGCATAGAGTTGCCTCAACGTGGAACAGATTTCTTGCCTGCGGAGAGATTGTCCTCCAGTTGCAGCTTTCTAAGTAAACTTGGAATCTGCGATCTAGTAATTTAAATTTTGGAATATTTAATCCTAATCCAATGGTGATTCTAGATTTGTAAATCGATTGTAGGTGAATCTGTTTGCTGTGttacttgaaaaaaaaacaaagtggAAGTAGAATGTCAATTGACTTTTTTTCCATGGTAATCTTTGTTTAATCTATGAAGAGGGTTTTTTCATTGATAATTTCTGCACTCCTTTGCCTTTTGGGATGAGAGTTATGTTAAAGGCATAATAAATAAAATGTTTTGCCACACTGcactattttccccatctgtggGTTGCAGATAACTAAGTGTGCTTTtagtgcattaaaaaaaatctgaaaaggatgaggttttttttttccccacttctggtATTTTCCAACTTCAGAAATCTTTATATAATGAGAATTTGATGGGATGCTAATTCAGTAATCCCCACCTCTGAATTATTACAATAATTAAGCATTTGGTCAGGATACTATTTCTTCAAATCTTATTGAACCTTTAAGGCACTTGAGAATTTATATATCCACTCATTGGAAACAAAAAATGTACAACAAAGAATAAGAGGGTTGGGTgtgggttttttcttttgtttaatgGAAGATGAACTTGTCACCAGATGAGCATTATGTGGTGGTATACATTTTGGGAAGGCCACTAAAACCTGAGAATGATCATAGATTCTATCCTTGAACACAAGAAAAATTCTGGATGATTGCAACCGCTTTGAGAAGGTATTTTCTGTAGCCCAATGATTGTATGTTTATATAAAAAAAACCCTTATTTTATTTACCTTGTTTTCTGTAGAAAACACATGACCCTGAGGCTTTCCCTGGAAAATAACACAAATATGTAATATACCTCTTGTCACTTCGTTTTGACCCTTTTTCCTCTAATTTCTCCTGATCTAAAAGGATGCGGCGGTTTTACGTATTCTTTTCAGGATGCTTtttctgcactttttttttttaccgcctGAGAATTTTAAACTTCTTTATTAGACCTTTAAAGCATTTTCTCATGTTTACTTGACCATCCTGTTCCCTGTGAATGAAGTTTGCACTTTGCTGCACTGATTTGTGAAGCTGAAACCAAATTGCTATCtataggaggaaaaaaagcatTTCAGTCGATAGTGGTGTAAAAATTCAAAGCCATCGGGCACCTACAAGAGTTGTAACAAGTTGATGTAAGTTTCTTGTTATTATTTTCAGTCTTTGAAAATTTTTGTAATATCGGAATGAACTTTATATTGCATACACTCAGATTTTAAAGGGCTCAGTACTCTTTGTAATCGGTTTTCTATCAAGCGTACTAATTCTGCTCTCAAATATATGGTCTAGCTTTAAATCAGTGTGGTGATAGTTTTTTGTTACTGGTTTATGGTGGCTTCCGGTTTTCTGCTGAGgagaggagcgtggcctaatggaaggagtccgggcctgcaagtctgaggacctgggttctaatcctgactttgccacctgtctgctgtgagaccttgagcaagtctctcaactcatgtgcctcagttacctcatctataaaatgaggatacagGTCGCgtgccctatgtggtacagggactgtgtccaaccaaactatcttgtgtctaccccagagtttagtacagtccctggcatgtaataataataatgataataattgtggtatataagtgcttactatttgccaggcactgtactaagcgctagagtggatccCATTAAATTGGGTtggagcccacgtggggctcacagtttcaagccccatttaacgaggaggtgactgaagcatagaaaagtgaagtgatttgcccaaggccacacagcaggcaggtggcagagccaggatcagaacctatgacattttgactcccagcctcatgctctatccactgcaccgtgctgcttcccccacagtaggaatttaagaaataccataaaaaggcagaAGTGAGCATGTATTAGCATGGCTTTCTAGTAAAGTCTCTGGATATTTACTTTATATTTGATGTCTCTTGCAACACACTTTTCAGAATAGTTTCTAAACAGATTTTAGAACATTTCGAAAAGGTAGGTAGGTCTCCAGGCAGCTCACAGATCACCCTGCAAGCAAACCTTCAGTCCACTTTCAAGTTCTCACTAGTGGAGGGTCTGCCTTTCCT
The Ornithorhynchus anatinus isolate Pmale09 chromosome 4, mOrnAna1.pri.v4, whole genome shotgun sequence genome window above contains:
- the PLEKHF2 gene encoding pleckstrin homology domain-containing family F member 2, which gives rise to MVDRLANSEANTRRISIVESCFGAAGQPLTIPGRVLIGEGVLTKLCRKKPKARQFFLFNDILVYGNIVIQKKKYNKQHIIPLENVTIDSIQDEGELRNGWLIKTPTKSFAVYAATATEKSEWMNHINKCVSDLLSKSGKTPSNEHAAVWIPDSEATVCMRCQKAKFTPVNRRHHCRKCGFVVCGPCSEKRFLLPSQSSKPVRICDFCHELLSSGEMTACQPTRSDPYSQSPKSPLNNTSDDDDDDSSSD